From Canis lupus baileyi chromosome 16, mCanLup2.hap1, whole genome shotgun sequence, a single genomic window includes:
- the CCDC182 gene encoding coiled-coil domain-containing protein 182, translating to MNQPTKPWITSQGNSNMQMNGLWLWSWLAEGPRCHNAWGFFTPVIVSLVKTKKIKIKIIREKFTDRTGLLAPSLCPKGKRDMEPLYRAGSILMKVNTLQGKKMVENGLQSGDFSLPQSWPSCLLPPADLDILQQKVAAVQRELEDFKKEALKAIHYLEDAFCEMNAALAQQEEQAARVKQRLREEEDRGVVRNKVLTFLLPREKQLREHCRRLERMLLGAGRVVQGVPKKIQAD from the coding sequence ATGAACCAACCGACAAAGCCCTGGATAACCAGCCAAGGAAACTCCAATATGCAAATGAATGGATTGTGGCTTTGGTCCTGGTTGGCCGAGGGGCCCCGATGTCACAATGCATGGGGTTTCTTCACTCCAGTGATTGTGTCTCtagtcaaaacaaagaaaataaaaataaaaataataagagaaaaattcaCTGACCGGACGGGTCTCTTAGCTCCCTCTCTTTGTCCAAAGGGGAAGAGAGACATGGAACCACTCTACCGGGCTGGGTCCATCCTCATGAAAGTGAACACCTTGCAGGGGAAGAAGATGGTGGAGAACGGCCTGCAGTCTGGAGacttctccctccctcagtcCTGGCCTTCCTGCCTCCTGCCGCCCGCTGACCTGGACATCCTGCAGCAGAAGGTGGCCGCGGTGCAGCGGGAGCTGGAGGACTTTAAGAAGGAGGCGCTGAAGGCCATCCATTACCTGGAGGACGCCTTCTGCGAGATGAACGCGGCGCTGGCGCAGCAGGAGGAACAGGCTGCGCGCGTGAAGCAGCGGCTCCGGGAGGAGGAGGACCGGGGCGTCGTGCGGAACAAGGTCCTCACCTTCCTGCTGCCCCGCGAGAAGCAGCTCCGGGAGCACTGCAGGCGGCTGGAGCGCATGCTGCTGGGCGCAGGCCGGGTCGTGCAGGGCGTCCCCAAGAAGATCCAGGCCGACTGA